Sequence from the Phragmites australis chromosome 6, lpPhrAust1.1, whole genome shotgun sequence genome:
ACAAGTGCTTCTCTAGCACAGCAGGACATCCACATTGAAGACCAGCCTGAAGGAGGTAGCAATGCTCTCAATGTCAATAGGTTAGTAGTTGGGACTTCGATATGatgttcaaatatattatttgacaATGCTTAACCATGACATATATGTACATCTGTTTGATCTTAAGTAATTTACTCAAGATCTGTCTGTTGGCCAATATTTTGCACCTGTTACCGTCAACTCTTAACACCTTTCATCTTGTCCAGTTCTATTGTTTGGATAAGACCAATGTGATAACCAGCTTTCCCTGTTTCAGCTTAAGGATGCTGCTTCATAGATCATGTTCTCAATCATCTGGAGGAGTTCTGCAGTTGCGGAGTTGTGATCTTCAAGATAATGAGACTACTAGAAGTTTTGTCCGGAAGATACTGACTGACAGCCTACAGAAGCTTGAAACTGAGGCTCCGATAGCAACACGACCAATCAGATGGGAACTTGGTGCTTGCTGGGTACAACATCTACAGAACCAGACGTCTGAGAAGACTGAAACTAAGAAAAGTGAGGAGACTAAGGATGTTCCTAAAGTAAAGGGCTTGGGTAAACAATTTGGTCAGCTAAAGGAGATCAAGAAGAAGACTGATGACAGGAGTGATAAAAGTGCATATGCAAAAGAAAACACTTCACCTAATACAGATGATGCACATACAGGCAACACTGCCAGTGCAAAGGAGGATACGGAGGCTGTTCTTCAGAGACTGCTTCCAGAAGCTGCTTTCCAAAGGCTAAAGGAATCTGAAACTGGACTTCATGCTaaggttttctcctcatcatGTTGGCTTTGGAGGTTTCTTGAAtctttttaaagaaaattagCTTATTTTTATGACACCCTACTCCTCCAAACATTTCATGTCACCTAGACGGCCAAATGAAAATCCATATTAGTTATTTgcctaaaaaaaagataaattcaTTTTAGTTCACTGGTGGCCTTGATGTGACTCAAGTGTCATTATAAATTTTCGTTCATCAATTTTATTGCTAAGCCCATTATTAGTGTATaatatatgctttagtttgtcATGTTATATCACCTATGGTAGAGAACTGAGCAATAGCTCGGTTGGTAAAGCCTCCAGCTGAGAGGCCGCCCACCTGGGCTCAAACCCGGGTGCTCACAGCTTGTGTTAGTACCTTTGTAAAGGGTTCGGGACTCCACTCTCTTAAAGCAAAGGCAGGGGGATGTCTTTTCCCGTGGTCGAGTTTTAATTATTATATCACCTATGGTAAAGAATTAGGCCATCTGGCGATTTTTGTGCTACTGCAGGGACCAGACTGGTATGGTGCTGTAGGTCGGCAGGGTTTACATCCATCAACATGCTCTTCCCATTCTATATTGTTACATTATGCCTTTTGATTCGATGCTTCTATATGCAGTCACTGGATGAATTGATTGAGATGGCACACAAATATTATGATGATACTGCCCTGCCGAAATTGGTAACATACTTACCTAAGAGCAATAAAAACCATGTATTTTGAGTTGCACAGTAATTTGTTCCCATCCTTCTGTGTTATCAGGTAGCAGACTTCGGTTCACTTGAGCTTTCCCCAGTTGATGGAAGGACACTGACAGATTTTATGCACACTAGGGGCCTCCAGATGCGCTCACTGGGACGAGTGGTACATACTATGTAGTTCGATCAAGTTCAAGATTTGTTTTGAGTCACAGAAAGAGAATGTTCATTCATTTGAACAAATAAGAGAATAAGAAACGTCTCATACATGACAACTGAGGTGCTATTTTGCCATGTTTCAGGTTGAGCTTTCTGATAAGCTCCCACATATACAGTCCCTGTGTATACATGAGATGGTAGTTCGAGCATTTAAGCACATACTCCGGGCTGTTATTGCAGCTATTGATGATATAAATGACATGGCTGACTCGGTTGCATCATGTTTAAATATCTTGCTGGGACCATTTCCAGAAGAAAATAATGATGGAAATTGCGGCAAGGATCATAATCTAAGGAAAAGGTGGTTGGAAGTCTTTCTAATAAAAAGATTTGGCTGCACGTGGAAAGACGAATATTGTCTTGATCTAAGAAAATATGCCATTCTCCGTGGTCTCTGCCATAAGGTAATACTTTAGATGCtgtagttttttattttcttgaggTCCAATACTTTTTATTTGGATAACAACTCATGCAATTTAGGTAGGACTTGAGTTGGTAACCAAAGATTATGACATGGATACGCCGCATCCATTCAGAAAGCCAGATATTATCAGTGTCGTTCCTATCTACAAGGTAACCTTTcaatttctaaaaatgttaTCGAATAACAGATTCATAATGGACAGTAACCATTTTTTCCTTATCTGCAGCATGTTGCGTGCTCATCAGCTGATGGCCGCACCCTGTTGGAGTCATCCAAGACTTTCCTGGATAAAGGAAAACTTGATGATGCTGTTAACTATGGCACAAAGGTATAGATTCCTTGTCTTACTATTACATCCATATGTGATGAATTCTTGAACGATACTTCATATCCTTCACACAAATCTGAACATAACTGTTTATGATCGTGCAGGCTCTTGCAAAATTTGTTGCTGTTTGTGGTCCTTATCACAGAATGACGGCAGGAGCATACAGCCTTCTGGCAGTAGTGCTTTATCATACAGGCGATTTCAACCAGGTATTTTCTTTTTAGTACTTCGATAGTTCTCTTTAATAGTGTTCTGTAATATTGATCAATTCAAACTACATAAGCATTACCATATGTGCAGATATTGTTAGTTGGTCATGGAATTGCATTGCGATTCTAGACATTTTACTGATTTTAAAATTGGAACCATATATTGGTTTTACACATAAATGTGATGATCATGCGGAATGTGTAGCATATGAGCTGCTTTAGTGTAATCAAGGCAATAATGTTATTATGTTACTCATCTGAGTTACATGGAGTGGACATGCACTTGTCAtgtgtttaattttttatgcaTAGAAATTTGTTCTGTATACGATATCCTGTGTGAAGGCTAGCTTTATAAATGTTGATGCTCTTTGTACCAGGCAACTATCTATCAACAGAAGGCTTTGGATATTAATGAGAGGGAACTAGGACTTGACCACCCAGATACAATGAAAAGCTACGGAGATCTTGCCGTTTTTTATTATCGCCTGCAACATACAGAACTGGCACTAAAGTAGGTGCACTGTGTAATTTACTAAGCTGACACATTCTAAATGATGGATGAGTCCACAACCTACCTATGGAGTCTGTTTCATTTACTCTTTTTTAAGTTTCAAGTACATTGTGTTCTGATTGCTATCTTTCAGGTATGTGAATCGTGCCCTATATCTTTTGCACCTTACTTGTGGCCCTTCTCATCCTAACACCGCTGCAACTTACATCAATGTTGCAATGATGGAAGAAGGGCTGGGTAAAGTTCATGTTGCACTCCGATACCTGCATGAAGCTCTAAAATGCAACCAGCGGTTGCTTGGTGCTGATCACATACAGGTGTGCACTCAACCCCAATCTTGTGTTTCCGTGTGACTTTGTATTGTGCTCTCAGATGTACATAGTTGCATACTCTAGTGTCTGCTCATATCAGTTTGGATATGTACACTTGCTTCTTTTAAACATTTAGAGTACCCTTCCATGATTTAAACAAATCCTGACACTGAAAGGTCATCCTGTTTCTTGATGTTTTATTGACAGACTGCTGCTAGTTATCATGCTATTGCTATTGCTTTATCTTTGATGGAAGCATACTCTTTGAGTGTCCAACATGAAAAAACTACTCTACGAATACTTCAAGCAAAGCTTGGATCAGAAGATCTTCGGACACAGGCAAGCAGACAATTCTAGGTAGGTCTGCCTTTGTTATTGCAACAAGGAAATCTAATAACCATATTTTCCACAGGATGCTGCTGCTTGGCTGGAATACTTCGAGTCCAAGGCACTAGAGCAGCAGGAAGCAGCACGTAATGGCACTCCAAAGCCTGATGCTTCAATAGCAAGCAGAGGCCATCTTAGGTAGATGTCATAATTAATTGTGTTAGCCAAATATTTTCATTGAAGAGACTGCATAAGTGAGGAGTGGCTTTTTATTTGATTTGCTAATGAGCAATTCATCTTATTAAGTGTCAGCATGGAGTATAGAAGACCGCTATAAAACATGGATTATAGAAGTGGTAGCTTGCTCTAAACTTGGGATTGTTTCCTTTATCTAGATTCTGCCAGAGGCAGTGCAGACTCTGTAGAGGAGGAAGAATAAACCGGAGAAATAACTGTATTTATGGAATGATGTGTTTTAGAAGATCGGTTGCTGATTAAGTATTaatcttctatttttctttgtCAGTGTATCAGATCTTCTTGACTACATCAATCCAGATGATGAGCTCAAGGCTAAGGAAATGCAAAAGAAACAAGCTCGTGCTAAGGTATGTTCATCTTCAGGGTCTTCCATTAACACTATGTTACATTTATATTCCTCCAATGGTCATTTTCATACCTGCACATTATGAATATTAGATCAAAGGACGCACCGGGCAAAACCTGTCCGATATAGTCGATGATGAAGATCAAAGGAGCCCTCCACCGAACAATGATAATTTGTTAATTGAGAAGGAAAACTTTGGAGTCAAAGAGAATGTAACCTTTGTTGAGCATGTGAAATTGAAAGACGAAGTACTAAGTGACACTGCCATCCAGATACCTCAAGGTGATTTTACTGAAGAGTACACATCTGATGAAGGGTGGCAAGCGGCTGTTCCAAAGGGACGATCCACAGGGAACCACAAAACTGGTGCAGGCACGAGGAGGCCATATCTAGCGAAGATCAATACCAATGCACTTCACAGTGAGAATGGAAGATACAAAGGAAGAGCTCCATCTAACTTCTCTTCTCCTCGAGTTTCACCTAATGAGACTGCAGCTGCTGTTGCTTCTAGTCCTcttgcaaagaaatttgtgaaGAGTTCAAGCTTCAATTCCAAAGCAGGTAGCCCTGCTGTCTCATCAAACACTGGTGATAATTCTTCCAATCCCAACTCCAAGCCAGCAAGCCCTGCCACTACTGCAGCTGCTGCCAAGGTGATACCATCCACAGCACCAAGTGCCAGTCAAACAGTAAGGAAGTCACTTTCATACAAGGAAGTGGCAATAGCTGCACCAGGAACTCTTGTCAAAGCATTGAATGATGTACATACAGACGAAAAAGATACAAGTGACCAAGGTGCTAAGCCTCCAAAAGAAAGCAATGGTCACCCTTCTGAAGAGAAAGATGAACCGAAGGGTGATACTTCACAAGTATCAAAAGCAACAGATGGAGTAAAATCTGAGCAAACTGATGTTTTGGTATATTCAAATCAACCAGGAACAGAACATAAAAAGACATCACATCCAGCAGAGACATCCATAGTGAAGAAAAACACAGATCTCGTTGGCTCCGACACAACATCTGAATTAATAGCAACACAAACTGAGGCTAACACCCCAAATGAAGAAGCACCAATTGTTACTGAGGCAAATGATTCTTCCTCCAATGATGATGAAAGAGATGTAGGGGAGGATACACCAGAACAGCTTTCTAGTGGAGGTGAAAATGAGAAATGTTCACTATCTGAGAGTGAAAAGAATGATACACTTGTAAAAGGTGCCAAAGAGACAACCAGTAAGCTTTCTGCTGCGGCGGCTCCATTCAATCCATCTACCGTACCAGCTTTTGGTTCAATGGCTGTACCAGGTTTCAGAGAACACGGAGGACTATTGCCATCGCCAGCCAATGTACTCCCTATGTTGTCCATCCCTCTCCGTAAGCATCCTCACCAATCTGCAACTGCAAGGGTCCCTTACGGTCCACGTCTGGCTGGAGGCTACAACAGATCAGGGCACCGGGGACCTCGTAACAAGCCTGTGCTGCCAAGTGGTGAAGCCCTTACAGAAACAAACACATCTTCCCCCAGAGTTATGAACCCTAATGCTCCAGAGTTTGTGCCAGGTCAATCTCGCAGCCCTAATGGACATCCGGTATCTCCGGATGGTCCTTTAACATCACCAGGCGGTATTCCATCTTCAccacacggccttccatcctctCCAGATAGTACTGAAGAATCACCGATAACTGCATCCCCACAAGTTTCTGAATCTAGCCAGACCAGTCCTGAAGGAAACGATACATCTAGTGGAATCAATGTTGAGGCTGTGGGTGAAAAGCAGAACACGGACGACAAGAACCACACAGAAAGTAAAGATGGTGAGGTGGAGCCTGAGCAAACCACAGCTTCTGAAGttgcagaagcagcagcagcaacagcagcaaaaGATGATACCGATGAGTCAAATGCAGCTGAGAAGCCCAAATCCTAGGCGGACTACAGCGATGGAGAGGTTGAGGCTGTCGAGGTTGCAAGCTGAGGAAAAGACAGCCTTCTCAGATAGTCAGCAAAGTCTGGAACTTTTATTTCTTAAACAGATGAGCCTTTCTTCTGCACAATAAAGCATACTAATACAAACAGAGATGCTGCCTTTTTGGATAGAAACTTAGTTTCCTTTTTGTGATCCATTTCGTGGTGTGTAGTAACTGCACCGTGTGTCTGCAGTTCTCCGAGTGGCATTCATGGTCGCTGGTACTCTGAAGATTTTCTAGAATGTCCATCATGGTGCCTTGTTTCAGCATGCCTTTTTTTGCTGCGAAGAATTTTGGAAAGAACAACACTGCGAGGTATCAACAAGAAAGATACGTTTTTAACATTTCGTCAGTTCCCCATTTTACCCGTAATTTTTGTTCCCTTTGCGAATGTACTGTCGACTTAACATCTTTGTAGttattttttgataaaattagaCTTGCTGAGCCATGTAAACTGTAAAGAAAATGATGTTATTACGGTGAGTGTGAGCAAGAAAGGGGATAGGCACGGGTGAAGAAAGCAGACCTGGGTTTACGCTTGCGGACATGGTTAGTCCGAGCTGTATAGCATCTGGATCGAACTACCAAAATTTTCTATTGAATTTTGTCTAGCCAGTGTTGAGATGCTGATACCTGCATGTTCAATTCCTGATTACTCTCATTCTTGTGATGTTACTCGACTCGTTCTGACGATAATACTCACGGATCTgtaaatttttttggattttgaggCTTGTTTGTGGATAATTTAGTTTCTCAGTGAGCATATATGCTGCTCGGTTGGAGTATCTTTGCCAGTTTAGACCCTGTTTGGAACGCAATATTTCCTTTTTCCATATTACAGCTGTATTTAGAACACACAAACTTCATAGGAAACTATTAGTTTTCTACAGGCAATCGTGAGAAATTGGACCTCATATGGTTTATTGTTAAATTACTATGTTCCAGACGGAGCATGAAAGTGGAGTACTAGAGTGATCAGTTAAGTACTAGTTAGGAAGAATCAGGCTTGTATTAAAACACTTATCATTGTTTTGTAAATACAAATTAGACACAGAAGCACGCACACCATATACGTATGTAAATCCATTTtagtatatatttaaataagaTTAGAGATATAATTCTATGTAAAACTGCTGCCAATTTTAAAGATATATATAAGGTGGGCCATGCCATGTGCTGGGAATGACAAAGGTTTTCCCGCTCGCCCCCCATCCAATTCAAAAACAGTGCGGGATATGCCAATATTAGGCGGCCGCGCGGTggggaaaaggagaaaaaattaCACCCAGGAAAAATCGTATCGTAACGGAGGGATGGCGGATCCGAacgggcggcggccgcggcatCACACGGCGGTGAACGACGTGCTGTCCACGCTCGCCGACGCTAGCGCCGCCCTCGCCGACGTGCAGCGCCGCCTCGACCTCGAGTTCCGCGCCTCTTACCCCGACCACGTCAGTAAACTCCTCCCCCTTCCTCTGCTCCCCTCTATAATATGCTCCTTCGGGCGAGCGGCTGATGGGATCTGCGGCGGCGGTTGCAGGCCAACCCGGCGAAGCTGGTGGCGCGTGTTAAGCGGATCCAGGAGGAGGTGACTGCGCTCAAGGACCTCTGCcgcgacctcctcgcccagaAGCAGGTCGTGCTCCCCTACCTAAACCCTAATCCCCATTCCGTGGCCTTCCCTCCTCTCCCCCCAAGTTCCCGCGACTGATCCGGCGGTGGCCCTGTCCGCGCAGGAGCTGATCGACCGGGTGCGGACTAGCCTGGCGGTGCAGCGCGGCACGACGCAACGGCTGCTCGCTGCGTCCGGGCTGCCCGTCATGACCGACGCCGACGAGACTGCCCACAGCAGCCTCAACGAGGTGATCGACGAGTGGACCGCTCACGTGAGGCCCATCACAGGTACGTTCTACTGCATTGCTTTGCTTCGCTGCCCGCTGTGTGATGCTTGCTGCGGGTTCGTGGTGGGGAGCCGATGGTAACTCCTCGTGTTCGCAGGGGAGGACGGGAACGAAGACACTAACCAGATACTCTTCTCTGCGATCGTTTAGAGCGAGCAGCTTCCATGGGAATGCAGTTCGTGAAGCTGCTTCTGCAGCTTGATACAGTTTGCGGGCTTGCGGCCATCTTGCTGACAACGAAGAATGTTGTTGGGTTACATCTGAAAAATTCAGCATTGAGTTCATGGTTTGGGATGTCGTTCCTGTGCTTGGGATTTCTCTGTTTCTAGCTTTGGAAAGGAACATCAGCTACCTTGGATTGTTTTCCCTACGCTGTTTTTAGCTTTGGAGGGTCGGTATGCAGTTGCTGTGTTATGCTTTGTAATTTGTTGGTTGTTATACATCGGTAAAAGGtgttgttttcaacaaaacGTTGCATCGAAAATTAAATAAAGAAGTGCTTGTAAAATTACAGGTTGTTTTTGTGTTCATATTGTAAAGATCCTAGGATCAAATTGTGGAACTGTGATAAGATCATAACCAGAAAATCATGATTTACATACTAGAAGCTCTGACTGAGTCGGAATATGGTTCTCCTATGCAATTGACTGGGGATCGGTGTGGTGCGAATTGCAAAATTCCACTATACAGGTGGCGAATTCGGGAGATAAAATAATGCGCCATTTCATGAGAttcacaacaaaagaaaaaggaaaattttgCTGGAGGACATTGATTTTTCTTGAAATTTGTTGCGGGAActgttaaaaaaattgttgtaaGACACGTTTCTTTGCTGGAATTTTTTTGACAGTGTCCTACAGAAAGGGCAACTTTTATTAGTGTTCTGTAGCAAAATCTCCCAAAGAAATATTTCACAACTGCTTAGACTACTGCCCGTTGCATGCCATACTTTTAAGTTGTAACAGGTTCACAGAAATAAGGAGCCACCGTTGGACGAATGATCGCACAAGATAACCAGCGTGGCACGAGTCCAGCAGCAGCCTGATACAATTTCCTGGCGACAATGGAGAGGACACAGCACAACCCCCTTCCCGCTAATCAAACACCACCACTCAACAGAAGAATGCTAACGGTATTCCTCTCACTTATTGCAATGCTTTTCGTCCGCATCGCTCAACATGGAACGGTACCTTGTTCTTGAACAGCTCCTGGTTTTGTGTCCAGGTATCGTTGGATACTCAAGCACAACACTTGCTGAAGTGCTGAGCCCGGCTGGTTATATGTTTGCAAGCAGCTTGTTTGCCGTGCCAAATATCGGGGCAATATCAACAGGTACCTGGAAATGAACATAAATAAGGGTGTGAACACTGCTCACCTGGATGAAAATTCATATAATTGGTACAATCGCTGCACAGCTGAACTCGGGGCAGAAACCAGCATAGCAAAAATTGGAGGGGCACCTACCTGCATGTGTTCTATCTTCTCCAATGCCACACGCAATGGTTTCGTCATGGTTGCATGGGACTGGAGAAGGCAAGCAGGCTTATCGCCCTTTGCCTGTTTTGTCAGAGGATCTCCCTGCTGAGGCTTTCTACAGCATCCTCAACCTTTCACAATACAAAATCTAATGAGCAATGATAGCAGAGAAATAGCGAGATAGTTGAATACTAGATAATAAAATCAACTGAGAATGTTCCATCAGAGTGCAAGACAAAGGCCCCTTTCTCATACAACCAGTTAAATTGCAGAGCTTGTCCTTTTCTACATTCTGATATACAGTAACAATCGATTTATCATCAGGTGTTCAGGGTAGCATGAAAATGCTATGAGAAATATCCATGTCTCTTTTTTCATCGTATTCAAGTTCAGTTTGCTAGAAGGGAACATACAGCCTTACCCATGAGCTTCTTCCAGTCCAAAGTGGATTGACCGGAAGCACCCAGCCAGGAAAGAGGCATACATGGATTTTGATAGGCTCTTAGGAAGCAACCCTATTAGAACAGAAGCAAATGATTGCATTAACAAAAATACAAGAAAACAAGCAATACGTCATAGGCTCCCCATATTCATTAAGAAACAACAGGATTTGAATGCCTGGTCAGGGTAACAGAAGTGTCATGATAACCTGATAATTGATGGATGTAGATAACCCTCTTAATAAGAAAATTCAGTGCCCAGAGACCGACTATATCAGCTTTTGCCTCTTCCAACGCTGAATGGAATTCTTGAAGTTCCTATAATCCTGTGCAATCATGAAGAAGATATGTCAAATCAGCTCAACTTGGTGACATCAATATCGGAGATACCATGCAAAAATGCAAGGGGTAATTGTGTTCTTACCCCTATTTTAGAATCCAACTATGATTTTACTTCTACTTTTCAGACTTTGTGATTTTGTCTCTCCTTTTTCAAAATGAAGGAGCCATTTGCCTCTGATTTTAACTCCCGTTAAGGGCAGCCCAATTAAAGGaactaaaaagaagaaaatggttGGAAAATGACCAAATGACCGTAGTGCTCTCTTT
This genomic interval carries:
- the LOC133921035 gene encoding protein REDUCED CHLOROPLAST COVERAGE 2-like — translated: MAPKAGKAKPHKAKGDKKKKEEKVLPTALDVTVETPDYTQLTLKGISTDRILDIRKLLAVHVDTCHLTSYSLSHEVRGAQLKDMVEVAALKPCHLTIVEEDYTEELAVAHVRRLLDIVACTTAFGVKKPPEQKPASPNAAAAAAEAEAAAEAAKPGSAGGEEPMYPPPKLGKFYDFFTFSHLLPPLHYIRRSTRPFVDDKRDDDFFQIDVRACNGKPVTIVASRAGFYPAGKRTLISRSLVGLLQQTSRAFDGAYKALMKAFIEHNKFGNLPYGFRSNTWVVPPVVADSPSVFPPLPIEDETWGGNGGGQGRDGKHDHRPWVKEFGILAAMPCKTVEERQVRDRKAFLLHSLFVDVAVLEAVAAIQQLISNDTSSHGTANGTSPVLHREQVGDMKIMVTKDKADASSKLDVKLDGSQAPGMSSDEVAQRNLLKGITADESATVHDIATLGVVVVKHCGYTAVVQVPVDTQLTSASLAQQDIHIEDQPEGGSNALNVNSLRMLLHRSCSQSSGGVLQLRSCDLQDNETTRSFVRKILTDSLQKLETEAPIATRPIRWELGACWVQHLQNQTSEKTETKKSEETKDVPKVKGLGKQFGQLKEIKKKTDDRSDKSAYAKENTSPNTDDAHTGNTASAKEDTEAVLQRLLPEAAFQRLKESETGLHAKSLDELIEMAHKYYDDTALPKLVADFGSLELSPVDGRTLTDFMHTRGLQMRSLGRVVELSDKLPHIQSLCIHEMVVRAFKHILRAVIAAIDDINDMADSVASCLNILLGPFPEENNDGNCGKDHNLRKRWLEVFLIKRFGCTWKDEYCLDLRKYAILRGLCHKVGLELVTKDYDMDTPHPFRKPDIISVVPIYKHVACSSADGRTLLESSKTFLDKGKLDDAVNYGTKALAKFVAVCGPYHRMTAGAYSLLAVVLYHTGDFNQATIYQQKALDINERELGLDHPDTMKSYGDLAVFYYRLQHTELALKYVNRALYLLHLTCGPSHPNTAATYINVAMMEEGLGKVHVALRYLHEALKCNQRLLGADHIQTAASYHAIAIALSLMEAYSLSVQHEKTTLRILQAKLGSEDLRTQDAAAWLEYFESKALEQQEAARNGTPKPDASIASRGHLSVSDLLDYINPDDELKAKEMQKKQARAKIKGRTGQNLSDIVDDEDQRSPPPNNDNLLIEKENFGVKENVTFVEHVKLKDEVLSDTAIQIPQGDFTEEYTSDEGWQAAVPKGRSTGNHKTGAGTRRPYLAKINTNALHSENGRYKGRAPSNFSSPRVSPNETAAAVASSPLAKKFVKSSSFNSKAGSPAVSSNTGDNSSNPNSKPASPATTAAAAKVIPSTAPSASQTVRKSLSYKEVAIAAPGTLVKALNDVHTDEKDTSDQGAKPPKESNGHPSEEKDEPKGDTSQVSKATDGVKSEQTDVLVYSNQPGTEHKKTSHPAETSIVKKNTDLVGSDTTSELIATQTEANTPNEEAPIVTEANDSSSNDDERDVGEDTPEQLSSGGENEKCSLSESEKNDTLVKGAKETTSKLSAAAAPFNPSTVPAFGSMAVPGFREHGGLLPSPANVLPMLSIPLRKHPHQSATARVPYGPRLAGGYNRSGHRGPRNKPVLPSGEALTETNTSSPRVMNPNAPEFVPGQSRSPNGHPVSPDGPLTSPGGIPSSPHGLPSSPDSTEESPITASPQVSESSQTSPEGNDTSSGINVEAVGEKQNTDDKNHTESKDGEVEPEQTTASEVAEAAAATAAKDDTDESNAAEKPKS
- the LOC133921036 gene encoding uncharacterized protein LOC133921036, with amino-acid sequence MPCAGNDKGFPARPPSNSKTVRDMPILGGRAVGKRRKNYTQEKSYRNGGMADPNGRRPRHHTAVNDVLSTLADASAALADVQRRLDLEFRASYPDHANPAKLVARVKRIQEEVTALKDLCRDLLAQKQELIDRVRTSLAVQRGTTQRLLAASGLPVMTDADETAHSSLNEVIDEWTAHVRPITGEDGNEDTNQILFSAIV